A single region of the Neotabrizicola shimadae genome encodes:
- a CDS encoding phosphotransferase, with amino-acid sequence MHEGEVELSARQVRALLAAQMPDLAPFPLRRVGAGGTDHVLYRVGPRLLARFPRLASAANQPLGEAAWLPALAPCLPLAVPGPLRLGEPGAGYPFAWSVGPWLPGRDAWSAPPWQAAEALAAFVAALRAAPVTPGAPARTGTLADRDAFLRSMIAEVRDEAEPATLTRLWDRCLALPRWNGPPVWVHADLHPLNLLTRRGRLVAVTDWGAFGAGDPAEDLLPAWAALDASGRDRFRAALRVDDGDWARGWAFAFSKAVMAVPYYRETNPRLRDMMRRMLVECLNDCAAGRVAL; translated from the coding sequence ATGCACGAGGGCGAGGTGGAGCTGTCGGCACGACAGGTGCGCGCCCTCCTTGCCGCGCAGATGCCCGATCTCGCCCCGTTTCCGCTCCGCCGGGTGGGCGCAGGCGGAACGGACCATGTGCTCTACCGCGTCGGCCCCCGTCTCCTCGCCCGCTTTCCACGCCTCGCCTCGGCGGCGAACCAGCCCTTGGGTGAGGCCGCATGGCTTCCCGCCCTTGCACCCTGCCTGCCGCTGGCGGTTCCTGGTCCGCTTCGCCTTGGCGAACCGGGCGCAGGCTATCCCTTCGCCTGGTCCGTCGGCCCCTGGCTTCCCGGTCGCGATGCATGGTCGGCCCCGCCTTGGCAGGCGGCCGAGGCCCTTGCCGCCTTCGTCGCCGCATTGCGGGCCGCCCCCGTGACACCCGGTGCCCCTGCCCGCACGGGCACCCTCGCCGACCGCGATGCCTTCCTTCGCAGCATGATCGCCGAGGTCCGCGACGAGGCGGAACCCGCGACCCTCACACGGCTGTGGGACCGATGTCTTGCCCTGCCCCGGTGGAACGGCCCACCGGTCTGGGTCCATGCCGACCTGCACCCCCTGAACCTGCTGACCCGCCGGGGGCGGCTGGTCGCGGTGACCGACTGGGGCGCCTTCGGTGCGGGTGACCCGGCAGAGGACCTGCTGCCCGCCTGGGCCGCTCTGGACGCCTCCGGGCGCGACAGGTTCCGCGCCGCGCTTCGGGTCGATGACGGCGACTGGGCGCGGGGCTGGGCCTTCGCCTTCTCCAAGGCGGTGATGGCCGTGCCCTATTACCGCGAAACAAACCCTCGGCTCAGGGACATGATGCGAAGGATGCTGGTGGAATGCCTGAATGATTGCGCGGCGGGGCGGGTGGCCCTATAG
- the dapD gene encoding 2,3,4,5-tetrahydropyridine-2,6-dicarboxylate N-succinyltransferase: MSHAALETAIEAAWADREALTPATRGERRDAVEATLEALDKGQLRVAEKRGQDWHVNQWAKKAVLLSFRLADMEVIPGGSGGATWWDKVPSKFQGWGEAEWKAAGFRAVPGSIVRRSAFIGRNVVLMPSFVNLGAYVDEGTMVDGWATVGSCAQIGKHVHLSGGVGIGGVLEPMQAGPTIIEDNCFIGARSEVVEGCIVREGSVLGMGVYIGKSTKIVDRETGEVMYGEVPAGSVVVAGSMPGKGGVSLYCAVIVKKVDAQTRSKTSINELLRD; encoded by the coding sequence ATGTCCCACGCCGCCCTGGAAACCGCCATCGAAGCCGCCTGGGCCGACCGCGAGGCGCTGACGCCCGCCACCCGGGGCGAGCGGCGCGACGCCGTGGAGGCGACGCTGGAGGCGCTGGACAAGGGGCAGCTTCGCGTGGCCGAGAAGCGGGGGCAGGACTGGCATGTGAACCAGTGGGCCAAGAAGGCGGTGCTTCTGTCCTTCCGGCTGGCCGACATGGAGGTCATCCCCGGCGGCAGCGGCGGGGCGACCTGGTGGGACAAGGTGCCGTCCAAGTTCCAGGGCTGGGGCGAGGCCGAGTGGAAGGCCGCGGGCTTCCGCGCCGTGCCGGGGTCCATCGTCCGCCGCTCGGCCTTCATCGGCAGGAACGTGGTCCTGATGCCCTCGTTCGTGAACCTGGGCGCCTATGTGGACGAAGGGACGATGGTGGATGGCTGGGCCACGGTGGGCTCCTGCGCCCAGATCGGCAAGCACGTGCACCTGTCCGGCGGCGTGGGCATCGGCGGGGTGCTGGAGCCGATGCAGGCGGGGCCGACCATCATCGAGGACAACTGCTTTATCGGGGCGCGGTCCGAGGTGGTGGAGGGCTGCATCGTCCGCGAGGGGTCCGTCTTGGGCATGGGGGTCTATATCGGGAAGTCCACCAAGATCGTGGACCGCGAGACCGGGGAGGTCATGTACGGCGAGGTGCCGGCGGGGTCGGTCGTCGTGGCCGGGTCGATGCCGGGCAAGGGTGGCGTGAGCCTCTACTGCGCCGTGATCGTCAAGAAGGTGGACGCCCAGACCCGGTCCAAGACCTCGATCAACGAGCTGTTGCGGGACTGA